Proteins co-encoded in one Podospora pseudoanserina strain CBS 124.78 chromosome 7 map unlocalized CBS124.78p_7, whole genome shotgun sequence genomic window:
- the BRE1 gene encoding E3 ubiquitin-protein ligase bre1 (EggNog:ENOG503NW1B; COG:O): protein MQSPPSCPAKAETGLAASKRSHLWEFLGELAVERALFLSCLCFFQFQTRSRSHAHSFFPSLGHRRATQTPKPTDPDFHSYFTLIILIFSPRPDRPFPLAFASQKSKSRAAILMPVATSPSALPRPSSFAKMEDRKRPASGAVDEVAPPSKRHQVNGSGKSKDDSGDMKEEAWIEEYTKGAIYRQMQEYKREKASLESRVQELEKNHTDHDDHIRVVDAWLHQSYSSMAQYHLALRQYPLLTLLDSPFPSSTALGFKDSKEFQRHLGDKGKAFKSKAESIFQRLASSRGEVKPDVAKLESQLKTALAQQKELHLKLDRLESDKALLSEQYDQATLKAIKAERKLDRVRSVQVQKLEQKALASATTRPVKTEENGDSSDDTDGNTSELRALYKEAQAVVNRQKLQIEAIISENKALMEENSTFKTKRESVSDEDYVRTDVFKHFKLQNEDLIKRINHLEATNKQLREEAEKLRAERSDWQVKVEAEAQLVVSEAEDQIQAKDQDLTRIRAARDDLVAELAMRKAAQDQERAALDQMKELVNAKMDRITQLESELERLRPSEDVVMTDAQPNLESLSIEELRAKCAKLEKDYASINAELPLLEKSYKKAMVLAHSKTMDNNAVEERINTLMAEKAKADQKYFAARKDMDIRLQEIRTLRSQNSRSSEIIAQLKDVEHSTRSVISNLEKQIATLKTEAASMAAEKKRLELLTAEATRRADSVKGQIANLTELLKAKDATVASMKEQTMSREQELDKIKARLEEKNSEISKLRAKCRGNSTDEEEALRNLVICSVCRSNFKNTILKGCGHVFCNSCVDDRLANRMRKCPSCNKAFDRSDAMAAHL from the exons ATGCAGTCCCCACCAAGCTGCCCCGCTAAAGCCGAAACAGGACTAGCGGCCTCAAAAAGGAGCCATCTCTGGGAATTCCTTGGCGAACTTGCAGTCGAA CgggctctctttctctcttgtcTCTGCTTCTTCCAATTCCAAACTCGCTCACGCTCCCACGCTCATTCATTCTTCCCATCATTGGGGCACCGCCGGGCCACACAGACGCCGAAACCCACTGACCCAGATTTCCACTCGTACTTTACTTTAATCATCTTAATCTTTTCCCCCCGCCCTGATCGACCCTTTCCTTTGGCTTTTGCAAGTCAAAAATCCAAATCTCGCGCGGCCATTCTGATGCCGGTTGCCACCTCCCCGTCCGCGTTGCCTCGTCCGTCCAGCTTTGCCAAGATGGAGGACAGGAAGAGACCCGCGTCCGGCGCGGTCGACGAAGTAGCTCCCCCGAGCAAGCGCCATCAGGTCAACGGCAGCGGAAAGTCCAAGGATGACTCTGGCGACATGAAAGAAGAGGCCTGGATTGAG GAATATACCAAGGGCGCCATATATCGCCAGATGCAAGAGTACAAACGAGAAAAAGCAAGCCTTGAGAGTCGCGTACAGGAGCTCGAAAAGAACCACACCGACCACGACGACCATATCCGAGTTGTCGACGCCTGGCTACATCAG AGTTACTCGTCGATGGCACAGTATCATCTCGCTCTCCGTCAG TATCCACTTCTGACTTTGTTAGACTCGCCATTCCCATCGTCAACCGCACTCGGCTTTAAGGACAGTAAGGAGTTCCAGAGACATTTGGGTGACAAGGGCAAAGCTTTCAAATCCAAGGCCGAATCCATTTTTCAGCGTCTAGCAAGCTCACGTGGCGAGGTAAAGCCAGACGTTGCCAAGCTTGAATCTCAGCTCAAGACGGCACTCGCGCAACAAAAGGAGTTACATCTGAAGCTGGACAGGCTCGAGTCGGATAAGGCGCTTCTCTCGGAACAATATGACCAAGCAACGCTGAAAGCAATCAAGGCGGAGAGAAAACTAGACCGTGTGAGAAGCGTCCAGGTTCAAAAGCTGGAACAAAAGGCCCTGGCCAGTGCGACGACACGGCCAGTCAAGACGGAGGAAAATGGTGATTCTTCCGACGACACCGATGGCAACACCAGCGAGTTGAGGGCACTTTACAAGGAGGCGCAAGCTGTTGTCAACAGGCAAAAGTTGCAGATTGAGGCCATTATCTCCGAAAACAAAGCCCTCATGGAAGAGAACTCGACCTTCAAAACAAAGAGGGAAAGTGTCTCTGATGAAGATTATGTTCGAACAGACGTTTTCAAGCATTTCAAGCTCCAGAATGAGGATCTTATCAAGCGCATCAACCATCTGGAAGCCACTAACAAGCAGCTAcgcgaggaggccgagaagctaCGAGCAGAAAGGTCTGACTGGCAAGTTAAGGTGGAGGCCGAGGCTCAGCTCGTAGTGTCCGAGGCGGAGGACCAAATACAGGCAAAGGATCAGGACCTTACGCGGATTCGAGCTGCCAGAGACGACTTGGTAGCTGAGTTGGCCATGCGCAAGGCCGCTCAGGATCAAGAAAGGGCTGCTTTGGATCAAATGAAGGAACTCGTGAACGCCAAGATGGATCGCATCACCCAACTTGAATCTGAGCTGGAACGACTGCGACCAAGTGAGGACGTGGTCATGACCGACGCACAACCGAATCTCGAATCTTTGTCGATTGAGGAGCTCCGGGCAAAGTGCGCCAAACTTGAGAAAGACTATGCCTCGATCAATGCGGAACTTCCGCTTCTGGAGAAGTCGTACAAAAAGGCCATGGTGCTCGCGCATTCCAAAACCATGGACAACAACGCTGTCGAAGAGCGCATCAACACACTCATGGCCGAGAAAGCCAAAGCGGACCAGAAGTACTTTGCGGCACGGAAAGACATGGATATTCGGCTTCAGGAGATCCGTACCTTGCGTTCGCAAAACTCAAGGAGCTCCGAAATCATCGCACAGCTCAAGGACGTGGAGCATTCCACGAGAAGTGTCATCAGCAACCTGGAGAAGCAAATTGCAACTCTCAAGACCGAGGCCGCAAGCATGGcagcggagaagaagaggcttgAGTTGTTGACAGCGGAAGCGACCAGAAGAGCCGACTCGGTCAAGGGCCAGATTGCCAACTTGACCGAActgctcaaggccaaggacgCCACAGTGGCTAGCATGAAGGAGCAAACTATGAGCCGGGAGCAAGAGCTGGACAAGATCAAGGCACGGTTAGAGGAGAAGAACTCGGAAATTAGCAAACTGAGGGCCAAGTGTCGCGGCAACTCAAccgatgaagaggaggctttGCGG AACTTGGTTATTTGCTCTGTTTGCCGCAGCAATTTCAAAAACACGATACTGAAGGGATGTGGTCATGTTTTCTGCAACAGCTGCGTGGACGACCGGCTGGCCAACCGAATGCGCAAGTGCCCGAGCTGCAACAAGGCGTTTGACCGATCCGATGCCATGGCGGCCCACCTTTAG
- a CDS encoding uncharacterized protein (COG:S; EggNog:ENOG503NZ28), whose product MHHLISNPAALLAATALLSFSGQATAAAKPKNAILLSQVKSLTLNSHSKTTSRRVSPIPQLKCTSPPKLCSLPEASSITTMRCLNTGSSYTSEDIEWSCTASLPPTLRLDRTEVICEGYDSPDDPYVLKGSCGVEYTLQLTDQGRQEHPGLYFKPGLLMNDKNETDWGGVLFGIIFVGVLVWIIWGGWRGARDSTANGQRRQPRTGGGYGSGWGGNNDDDDDPPPPYPGSGLGRGTRRPKTTSSSSRQSQQQEQGWRPGFWTGLASGAAGGYMAGQRRGNNSSTFGGYNNSNYEDNYRGGSSRFGGGGSGWGSGAAGPSRSSGSGSSGSSHESTGYGSTSRR is encoded by the exons atgcaccacctcatctccaaccccgcGGCCCTCCTCGCTGCCACGGCCCTCCTTTCCTTCTCAGGccaagcaacagcagcagccaaaccTAAGAACGCCATTCTCCTCTCCCAA GTTAAAAGTCTCACCTTAAACTCTcactccaaaaccacctcccGCCGcgtctcccccatcccccaactAAAATGTACATCCCCGCCCAAACTCTGCTCCCTCCCCGaagcctcctccatcacaaCCATGCGCTGCCTCAACACCGGCTCCTCTTACACATCCGAAGACATAGAATGGTCCTGCACCGCCTCCCTGccccccaccctccgcctCGACAGGACAGAGGTTATTTGCGAGGGGTACGATTCCCCGGATGACCCTTATGTCCTAAAAGGGAGTTGCGGGGTGGAGTACACTTTACAGCTCACCGATCAAGGCAGGCAGGAACACCCTGGTTTGTACTTCAAACCGGGTCTGTTGATGAACGACAAGAATGAAACAGATTGGGGGGGTGTACTCTTCGGAATCATTTTTGTCGGAGTGCTGGTGTGGATTATCTGGgggggctggaggggggcgagggatAGTACTGCCAATGGGCAGAGGAGACAACCACGGACAGGAGGGGGTTACGGTtcggggtgggggggtaacaacgatgacgatgacgatccgcctcctccttacCCTGGTTCTGGTTTAGGAAGGGGGACTAGACGCCCGAAAACAACGAGTTCGAGTTCCAGACAGTCACAACAGCAGGAACAGGGCTGGCGGCCAGGGTTTTGGACGGGGCTGGCGTcgggggcggcgggggggTATATGGctgggcagaggagggggaataATTCCAGTACTTTCGGGGGGTATAACAACAGCAATTATGAGGACAACTACCGCGGCGGGTCGAGCAggtttggaggtggggggagcGGTTGGGGcagtggtgctgctggaccGTCGAGGTCGTCTGGCTCGGGGAGTTCTGGATCAAGTCATGAAAGCACTGGGTATGGGTCTACTTCGAGAAGATAG
- the MRPL51 gene encoding 39S ribosomal protein L51, mitochondrial (EggNog:ENOG503P3DJ; BUSCO:EOG092656JA; COG:J), producing MAVKALHAISQGRNGVGAFILQCKRVDLHYCDWAGSSRGMNGFIKSLLPKFAAAHPEIEFTVSPRPAKHPVAIGHYINGRSKPICVRNMEPYEILKKLELLRDASGEKLKKVTKPVRSINESVRGIWSPYHGNGMPL from the exons ATGGCGGTAAAAGCACTTCATGCGATCTCCCAAGGCCGG AACGGGGTAGGAGCCTTCATCCTCCAGTGCAAAAGGGTAGACCTCCACTACTGCGACTGGGCTGGTAGCTCTCGAGGCATGAA cggCTTCatcaaatccctcctccccaaattcgccgccgcccaccCCGAAATCGAATTCACCGTCTCCCCCCGCCCCGCCAAACACCCCGTCGCCATCGGCCACTACATCAACGGCCGCTCCAAGCCCATCTGCGTCCGCAACATGGAGCCCTACGAGAtcctgaagaagctcgagcTCCTCCGCGACGCCAGCGGTGAGAAGCTCAAAAAGGTCACCAAGCCCGTCCGGTCCATCAACGAGTCCGTCAGGGGGATCTGGTCCCCGTACCACGGCAACGGTATGCCTTTGTAA
- a CDS encoding uncharacterized protein (EggNog:ENOG503NU2T; COG:Q), with the protein MAADQYSEKSEPTRAVSPESPEIQESRDVSPSADLKKLDSKVVAPPPEADDDKEADPFKHLPEREAKILRDQVYTPDIKVGVATLYRYSSRNDIIILVVSAICAIASGAALPLMTVVFGNLQGTFQDYFTPGSNLSYDEFTSELGSLCLYFVYLAIGEFVTSYVATVGFIYCGEHISAKIREHYLESCMKQNIGFFDKLGAGEVTTRITADTNLIQEGISEKVGLTLQAVATFVAAFVIGFVSYWKLTLILMSTVVALLLVMGTGSTFIVKYSRQNISAYAQGGSVAEEVISSVRNAVAFGTQDRLAKQYDVHLIKAEFFGFKLKSVLGVMVAGMMLILYLNYGLAFWMGSVFLLDGSTTLSKILIVMMAVMMGAFNLGNVAPNMQAFTTALGAAAKIYSTIDRISPIDPSTDDGIKLEKVEGTIRLENIKHIYPSRPEVVVMDDVTLEIPAGKVTALVGASGSGKSTIIGLVERFYAPIEGTVYLDGVDISTLNLRWLRQQIALVSQEPTLFGTTIYENIRHGLIGTKWENEGPEKQRELIEDAARKANAHDFITSLPEGYETNVGERGFLLSGGQKQRIAIARAVVSDPKILLLDEATSALDTKSEGVVQAALEVASEGRTTITIAHRLSTIKDAHNIVVMTKGKIVEQGTHDELLEKRGSYYNLVTAQAIAAVNEMTAEEEEAINEEEEAALIRKASAAQKQEGVPEDPEDDINAKLNRSKSTQSVSSMALAGRAKATPNKYSLWTLIKVIASFNKKEWKLMLIGLFFSAICGLGNPTQAVFFAKLITALSIPPTTQEARDFMKSEASFWCLMYLMLALVMFIAFTAQGIVFAKCSERLIHRVRDRSFRTMLRQDVEYFDTDEHSAGALTSFLSTETTHVAGLSGSTLGTLIMVTSTLIAACTVALAIGWKLALVCIATMPLLIGCGFFRFWMLAHYQRRAKRAYQGSASFASEAITAIRTVASLTREQDVLRNYRESLAIQQRASLISVLKSSLLYAGSQSLMFLAFALGFWYGGTLIAKYEYDMFQFFLVFTSVIFGAQSAGSVFSFAPDMGKAAEASRNLKTLFDMKPTIDTWSEDGDKVEAIEGSLEFRDVHFRYPTRPEQPVLRGLNLTISPGQYVALVGASGCGKSTTIALLERFYDPLAGGIFVDGKEISTLNINEYRSFIALVSQEPTLYQGTIKENILLGAPYEVSDEQIKFACQEANIYDFILSLPDGFNTVVGSKGALLSGGQKQRIAIARALVRDPKILLLDEATSALDSESEHVVQAALDKAAKGRTTIAVAHRLSTIQKADIIYVFDQGRIVEKGSHSELMKANGRYAELVNLQSLEKNR; encoded by the exons ATGGCAGCCGATCAGTACTCAGAGAAGTCGGAACCGACCCGCGCCGTCTCACCTGAGAGCCCCGAAATTCAAGAATCCAGAGACGTCAGTCCTTCAGCAGACCTTAAGAAGCTCGACAGCAAGGTCGTCGCACCCCCGCCAGAAGCAGACGATGACAAGGAGGCCGATCCCTTCAAGCACCTCCCAGAGAGGGAGGCCAAGATCCTGAGGGATCAGGTCTACACCCCCGATATCAAAGTTGGAGTTGCGACACTGTACCGTTATTCGTCGCgcaacgacatcatcatcttggtTGTTTCGGCAATATGCGCCATTGCCTCTGGAGCCGCTTTGCCATTGATGACGGTCGTTTTTGGCAATCTTCAGGGCACTTTCCAGGATTATTTTACACCCGGCAGCAACCTGTCTTACGATGAATTCACCAGCGAGCTTGGATCATTGTGCCTTTACTTCGTGTATCTGGCCATTGGAGAGTTCGTTACATCTTATGTTGCTACAGTTGGATTCATCTACTGCGGCGAGCATATCAGCGCCAAGATTCGCGAGCACTATTTGGAAAGCTGCATGAAGCAGAACATCGGTTTCTTCGACAAGCTCGGCGCTGGTGAGGTCACCACACGCATCACGGCCGACACCAATCTCATCCAGGAAGGAATCTCGGAGAAGGTTGGGTTGACGCTCCAAGCCGTCGCCACTTTCGTTGCTGCCTTCGTCATCGGCTTTGTGAGCTACTGGAAGTTGACTCTTATTCTTATGAGCACTGTCGTGGCTCTCTTGCTGGTTATGGGCACTGGCTCAACGTTCATTGTTAAGTATTCTAGGCAAAACATCAGTGCCTACGCTCAGGGTGGTTCggtggccgaggaggtcaTTAGCAGTGTCCGCAACGCCGTTGCCTTTGGCACCCAGGATCGCCTCGCTAAGCAGTATGATGTTCACCTCATCAAGGCCGAGTTCTTCGGCTTCAAGCTCAAGAGCGTTCTGGGCGTCATGGTTGCTGGTATGATGCTTATTCTGTATCTAAACTACGGCCTTGCTTTTTGGATGGGCTCGGTCTTCTTGCTTGACGGCTCCACGACGCTCAGCAAGATCCTGATCGTCATGATGGCTGTCATGATGGGCGCCTTCAACTTGGGCAATGTCGCGCCTAACATGCAGGCTTTTACCACCGCTCTcggtgccgccgccaagATCTACAGCACCATCGACCGTATCTCCCCGATCGATCCATCGACTGACGACGGCATCAAGCtcgagaaggtggagggaaCCATTCGTCTCGAAAACATCAAGCATATCTACCCTTCCCGTCCTGAGGTTGTGGTCATGGACGACGTTACCCTCGAGATTCCTGCTGGCAAGGTCACCGCGCTCGTTGGAGCTTCCGGCAGTGGCAAGTCGACTATCATTGGTCTGGTCGAGCGATTCTACGCGCCTATCGAAGGAACTGTGTATTTGGATGGTGTCGACATTTCCACTCTGAACCTCCGCTGGTTGCGCCAGCAGATTGCCCTTGTCTCTCAGGAACCAACACTCTTCGGCACTACCATCTACGAAAACATCCGCCACGGGTTGATTGGTACCAAGTGGGAAAATGAGGGCCCTGAAAAGCAGAGAGAGCTCATCGAGGACGCGGCCAGGAAGGCCAACGCTCACGACTTCATCACATCTCTTCCTGAAGGCTACGAAACAAACGTCGGTGAACGTGGTTTTCTCCTCAGTGGTGGCCAGAAGCAACGCATTGCTATCGCTCGTGCTGTGGTGTCGGATCCCAAGATTTTGCTCCTTGATGAGGCCACCAGCGCATTGGATACTAAGTCTGAGGGCGTTGTACAGGCTGCTCTGGAGGTTGCTTCTGAAGGCCgtaccaccatcaccattgCTCATCGGTTGTCAACCATCAAGGATGCTCACAACATTGTGGTCATGACCAAGGGCAAGATCGTCGAACAGGGTACACACGACGAGCTCTTGGAAAAGCGTGGCTCATACTACAACTTGGTTACTGCTCAGGCTATCGCCGCTGTCAATGAGATGActgctgaggaagaggaggccatcaacgaggaagaggaagctgcTCTTATCCGCAAGGCATCCGCCGCCCAGAAACAGGAGGGTGTCCCCGAGGACCCAGAGGACGATATCAATGCCAAACTCAACAGGAGCAAGTCGACCCAGAGTGTCAGCTCCATGGCATTGGCCGGACGTGCCAAGGCCACTCCCAATAAGTATAGCTTGTGGACTCTGATCAAGGTGATTGCCAGcttcaacaagaaggagTGGAAGCTCATGTTGATTGGTCTATTCTTTTCTGCTATCTGCGGTCTGGGTAACCCGACCCAGGCTGTCTTCTTCGCCAAGCTTATCACTGCCCT GTCTATTCCCCCCACAACCCAAGAGGCCAGAGACTTTATGAAATCTGAAGCCTCTTTCTGGTGCCTCATGTACTTGATGTTAGCCCTCGTCATGTTCATCGCTTTCACGGCCCAAGGCATCGTCTTTGCGAAGTGCAGTGAGCGCCTCATCCACCGTGTTCGCGACAGGTCTTTCCGCACCATGCTCCGCCAGGATGTCGAGTACTTTGATACCGATGAGCATTCGGCTGGTGCTCTCACCTCGTTCTTGAGCACTGAAACGACACATGTTGCTGGCTTGAGCGGTTCTACTTTGGGCACTTTGATCATGGTCACCTCGACACTCATTGCTGCTTGCACCGTTGCGCTTGCCATAGGCTGGAAGTTGGCTTTGGTCTGCATTGCTACTATGCCTCTCCTTATTGGATGCGGTTTCTTCCGGTTCTGGATGCTTGCTCACTATCAACGCCGCGCGAAGCGTGCCTACCAGGGCTCCGCCAGCTTTGCTTCCGAGGCCATCACTGCCATTCGCACCGTTGCTTCGCTCACTCGGGAGCAGGATGTGCTTCGCAACTATCGCGAGTCATTGGCTATTCAGCAACGCGCCAGTCTTATCTCGGTCTTGAAGTCGAGTTTGCTGTACGCCGGCTCTCAGTCGCTCATGTTCTTGGCCTTTGCGCTCGGTTTCTGGTACGGCGGTACTTTGATCGCCAAGTACGAGTACGACATGTTCCagttcttcttggtctttACCTCTGTCATCTTCGGTGCTCAGTCTGCCGGCTCGGTGTTCTCTTTTGCTCCCGACATGggcaaggcggccgaggccTCTCGCAACCTCAAGACTCTGTTCGACATGAAGCCGACTATCGATACTTGGTCCGAGGACGGCGACAAGGTTGAGGCCATCGAGGGGAGCTTGGAGTTCCGCGATGTTCACTTTAGGTACCCTACTAGACCCGAGCAGCCTGTCCTGCGTGggctcaacctcaccatctcGCCTGGTCAGTATGTTGCTCTTGTCGGTGCCTCTGGATGCGGCAAATCGACCACCATCGCTCTTCTGGAACGCTTCTACGACCCTCTCGCTGGTGGTATCTTTGTCGACGGCAAGGAGATTAGCACTCTCAACATTAACGAGTACCGCAGCTTCATTGCGCTCGTGTCTCAGGAGCCTACACTGTACCAGGGCACCATCAAGGAAAACATCTTGCTCGGTGCACCCTATGAGGTGTCTGATGAGCAGATCAAGTTTGCCTGCCAGGAAGCCAACATTTATGACTTTATTCTCTCGCTTCCTGATGGATTCAATACTGTTGTTGGTTCCAAGGGTGCTCTGCTCAGCGGTGGCCAGAAGCAGCGTATCGCCATTGCTCGTGCCTTGGTCCGCGATCCCAAGATTTTGCTTCTTGACGAGGCTACTTCGGCGCTTGACTCCGAGTCTGAACACGTTGTGCAGGCTGCTTTGgacaaggctgccaaggGGAGAACGACAATTGCGGTGGCGCACAGACTGAGCACGATTCAAAAGGCGGATATCATTTATGTGTTTGATCAGGGGAGAATAGTGGAGAAGGGAAGTCACTCTGAGTTGATGAAGGCCAACGGCAGATATGCCGAGTTGGTCAACTTGCAGAGTTTGGAGAAGAACCGGTGA
- a CDS encoding uncharacterized protein (BUSCO:EOG09264G1F; EggNog:ENOG503NWQV; COG:A) gives MTDRLPPNLLALFTPRPPLRWVPPCDKAPEQRKTATISGVADFLPAMEEYKEIPYTPTESWLEARDRKQREKKEALEKLLTEGPLNYKPNEDPNIRGDAFKTLIVARLDYNADEKDLEREFGRFGPIERIRIVRDTHAHEKPNKKPKPHRGYAFVVYEREKDMRAALDQCDGLRIRDRRVKVDVERGRTVKGWKPRRLGGGLGGRGYTKAAMPRPMGPSGFGGGGFRGGFGGGFRGGRDRGFRGGPVGFGGGDRGFRGGGFGGGRAGGGDRGFGGGDRGFGGPPNAPSGPGGGFGGRDNRDGRRDVPGGGGGGSGGYGGRDGGSRSYDDRSGGGFRDRNPRQSGSNMEPVRPRGDHGGYNGGSGGRDYDRPRDHDESRKRAYEGGGYEDPRKLRRY, from the exons ATGACCGACCGACTCCCGCCCAATTTGCTGGCGCTCTTCACGCCGCGCCCACCTCTGCGATGGGTGCCGCCCTGCGATAAGGCCCCCGAGCAGCGAAAGACAGCGACAATCTCTGGTGTTGCCGACTTTCTCCCAGCCATGGAGGAATACAAGGAGATCCCATACACCCCGACCGAAAGCTGGCTCGAGGCGCGCGACCGCAAGCAAcgcgagaagaaggaagctctcgagaagctcctgACCGAGGGTCCCCTCAACT ACAAGCCAAACGAGGACCCCAACATCCGTGGCGATGCCTTCAAGACGCTGATTGTGGCGCGTCTTGACTACAATGCCGATGAAAAGGACCTTGAGCGCGAGTTTGGCCGCTTTGGCCCCATTGAGCGT ATCCGCATCGTCCGCGACACCCATGCCCATGAGAAGCCCAACAAGAAGCCAAAGCCGCACCGCGGCTACGCGTTTGTTGTGTACGAGCGAGAGAAAGACATGAGAG CTGCTTTAGATCAGTGTGATGGCCTCCGAATTAGAGACCGCCGTGTCAAGGTTGATGTGGAGAGAGGTCGCACAGTCAAGGGTTGGAAGCCTCGCCGTctcggtggtgggctgggtggCAGAGGCTATACTAAGGCTGCGATGCCTAGACCGATGGGTCCCAgcgggtttggtggtggtggttttcgcggcggcttcggcggtgGTTTTAGGGGAGGGCGTGACCGTGGATTCAGAGGCGGTCCTGTTGGgttcggcggtggtgatcgTGGTTTCCGCggaggtggttttggcggtggtcgtgctggaggtggtgaccgcggctttggtggtggtgatcgcGGTTTTGGCGGTCCCCCCAACGCGCCTAGCGGACccggtggaggatttggtggTCGTGACAATCGCGATGGTCGTCGTGATgtgcctggtggtggtggtggtggtagtggtgggtATGGAGGTCGCGATGGCGGCTCACGCTCATATGATGACAGATCTGGCGGCGGTTTCCGCGATCGCAACCCTCGCCAATCCGGAAGCAACATGGAGCCTGTTCGACCTCGCGGAGACCATGGTGGGTACAatggtggcagtggtggcCGCGATTACGACAGACCGAGAGATCACGACGAGTCCCGGAAGCGTGCGTACGAAGGCGGTGGCTACGAGGATCCCAGAAAACTTCGCCGGTACTAG
- the MRT4 gene encoding mRNA turnover and ribosome assembly protein (BUSCO:EOG09264W46; COG:A; EggNog:ENOG503NYH0) yields the protein MPKSKRAKVYHLTQVSKKTRENKDKLFANIRDAIPEFQYCWVFSVDNMRNNYLKDVRRELSDSRLFFGKTKLTLRALGSTPEEAQADGIHLLAPYLTGSVGLIFTNRTPEEIKSYFESLTQVDFARAGSVATRDFVIPKGLVYSTGGEVPKEHDVPVAHTLEPELRRLGVPCRMVKGKVCLGVDEEGNGFQEEGYTVCKEGEVLDSRQTRLLKLFSVCLAEFKVELLVVWKAAGGEVEVMEGAREYIERKREEAKSAGKKKKGSSGAGDVVMGGEDDEEEEEDSE from the exons ATGCCCAAGTCAAAGAGAGCAAAGGTCTACCACCTGACCCAGGTGTCCAAGAAGACGCGCGAGAACAAGGACAAGCTGTTTGCCAACATTCGGGACGCGATCCCCGAGTTTCAGTACTGCTGGGTGTTTAGCGTGGACAACATGAGGAATAATTACTTGAAGGAtgtgaggagggagttgagTGATTCTCG ACTCTTCTTTGGCAAGACTAAGCTCACCCTCCGCGCGCTCGGCTCCACGCCCGAAGAAGCCCAAGCTGACGGGATTCATCTTCTCGCACCGTATCTTACTGGGTCAGTCGGTTTGATTTTTACCAATCGTACCCCTGAAGAGATCAAGTCTTATTTTGAGAGCTTGACCCAAGTCGATTTCGCGCGGGCGGGGAGCGTGGCGACGAGGGATTTTGTGATTCCGAAGGGGTTGGTGTATTCCactgggggggaggtgcccAAGGAGCATGACGTCCCTGTCGCGCACACGCTCGAGCCGGAGCTGAGGCGGTTGGGGGTGCCGTGCCggatggtgaaggggaaggttTGCTTGGgcgttgatgaagaggggaaTGGGTttcaggaggaggggtataCTGTCTGtaaagagggggaggtgctggataGTCGGCAGACGAGGTTGTTGAAGCTGTTTAGTGTTTGTTTGGCGGAGTTCAAGGTTGagctgttggtggtttggaaggcggctgggggggaggtggaggttatggagggggcgagggagtatattgagaggaagagggaggaggcgaagagtgcggggaagaagaagaagggttCTTCGGGTGCTGGGGATGTTGtgatggggggtgaggatgatgaggaggaggaggaggatagcgAGTAA